A single window of Marinobacter sp. LA51 DNA harbors:
- the dapC gene encoding succinyldiaminopimelate transaminase, which translates to MNPNLDRLHPYPFEKLAKLKAGIATPEHLRPISLGIGEPKHPSPEFVKQVIADNLDKLANYPTTKGTDELRTTIAEWATRRFQLEAGSLSAADNIVPVNGTREGIFSLVQSVVAGSDSATVVSPNPFYQVYEGAAFLAGATPVYLPCDGSNGFIPDFGAVPDSVWQDCQILFLCSPGNPSGAVMPRETLVQVIELADKHDFIVASDECYSELYPDENQPPEGLLQTCAAIGRNDFARCIVFHSLSKRSNLPGLRSGFVAGDASVLKGFLKYRTYHGCAMPIHNQLASIAAWQDEAHVVENRTAYRAKFEAVVPILREVMDVEFPDAGFYLWPVTPMDDETFARELSAQQNVHVLPGRYLSRTVEGHNPGENRVRMALVAPLDECVEAARRIVEFVKANTP; encoded by the coding sequence ATGAATCCAAACCTGGACCGACTTCATCCCTATCCCTTCGAAAAACTGGCCAAGCTAAAAGCAGGTATCGCCACACCAGAGCACCTGCGGCCGATTTCTCTGGGCATCGGCGAGCCCAAACACCCGTCACCCGAATTCGTAAAACAGGTGATCGCGGACAACCTCGACAAGCTCGCCAATTACCCAACCACCAAGGGCACCGACGAGTTGCGCACCACCATCGCTGAGTGGGCAACCCGTCGCTTCCAACTTGAAGCCGGCTCACTGAGCGCGGCCGACAATATTGTTCCGGTCAACGGAACCCGGGAGGGCATTTTCTCACTGGTTCAGTCCGTTGTTGCAGGCAGCGATTCCGCCACGGTGGTTAGCCCGAACCCGTTCTACCAGGTGTACGAAGGCGCTGCGTTCCTGGCTGGTGCCACCCCCGTCTACCTGCCCTGTGACGGATCCAACGGCTTCATTCCTGATTTTGGCGCGGTACCGGATTCGGTCTGGCAAGACTGCCAGATCCTTTTCCTGTGCTCGCCGGGCAACCCCAGTGGTGCGGTGATGCCTCGGGAAACCTTGGTACAAGTCATCGAGCTGGCCGACAAGCACGACTTCATCGTTGCCTCAGACGAATGCTATTCCGAACTTTACCCCGATGAAAACCAGCCGCCCGAGGGCCTGCTGCAAACCTGCGCCGCCATTGGCCGCAATGACTTTGCCCGCTGCATCGTGTTCCACAGCCTGTCCAAGCGCAGTAACCTGCCAGGCCTGCGATCCGGCTTCGTGGCCGGCGACGCCTCGGTACTCAAGGGGTTCCTGAAATACCGCACCTACCACGGCTGCGCCATGCCCATCCACAACCAGCTGGCCAGCATTGCTGCCTGGCAGGACGAAGCCCACGTGGTTGAGAATCGAACCGCCTATCGCGCCAAGTTTGAGGCCGTCGTGCCCATCCTTCGCGAGGTCATGGACGTTGAGTTCCCCGATGCCGGATTCTATCTGTGGCCGGTCACACCAATGGACGACGAAACCTTCGCCCGGGAACTGTCAGCCCAGCAGAACGTGCATGTGCTGCCCGGTCGCTACCTGTCCCGCACCGTTGAGGGCCACAACCCCGGAGAAAACCGGGTTCGAATGGCCCTGGTGGCGCCGCTGGACGAGTGCGTGGAAGCCGCGCGGCGCATTGTTGAATTTGTGAAGGCAAATACTCCATGA
- a CDS encoding [protein-PII] uridylyltransferase, translating to MDLSELESRISNDTSPVSAARELLRERYNADAEAFRQGADVRALVHSRADTVDTVLRLIWNRYPFSSSPDIALVAVGGYGRGELHPQSDIDLLILTRSTIEESWQDDLSAFITLLWDLKLDIGHSVRSIEESKAAARDDVTILTNLLETRTIAGPDELRDELSTQVYGDGVSTDRDYFIAKRQEQRDRHDKYGDTEYNLEPNVKGSPGALRDIQTIGWITKRHFGLQNIADLTRFSILTEEEHQILFQGETFLWQLRYGLQLLADRPENRLLFDHQRALAQMLGYHDEGKRLGVELMMQSYYRTVLALAELADVILQYYDEAILGTGTIDDIQPLNKRFQIRNRYIEAVNNQVFAYAPYAIMEIFVLMAQHPEIKGIRATTIRSLRAHRHLVDDAFRSDLAVTTLFMELLRTPHALDQTLSAMKKYNVLGRYLPEFGQIIGQMQHDLFHIYTVDAHTMRVIRNMVRLNSTGARTEYPLASRLIHRLPKLETLYIAGIYHDVAKGRGGDHSELGAIDAEAFCQRHHLSERDTKLVSWLVENHLLMSMTAQRKDISDPDIIHNFAQAVPSQAHLDYLYVLTVCDISATNPKLWNTWRASLLRQLYIEAKRALRRGTETPIKRHEWVSATQSEAREILHAQNMTDEQIDHIWDTVDEDYFLQDSTVDIAWQTAAIIRHGDNPDPLVLIRDTRGGPTDGYSQIIIYMKDRVALFAATTAVLEQLNLNIVDARISSSEGPYSISSYVVLDEKGQPLGTDPARKDRVRKRLIEELDDPDDYPDIIHRRTPRQLKHFAFPTEVTFSNDTINQRTVMEVITPDRPGLLARIGQVLLDHRVRLANAKIATLGERVEDVFFVTDEQGEPLRDPATCHELQQDLCKMLDDTQ from the coding sequence GTGGACCTGAGCGAACTGGAGTCGCGCATTAGCAACGACACCTCCCCGGTGTCTGCAGCCCGTGAGCTGTTACGAGAGCGGTACAATGCCGACGCGGAAGCCTTCCGCCAGGGCGCAGATGTTCGCGCCCTTGTCCACTCCCGAGCCGACACCGTGGACACGGTGCTCAGGCTGATCTGGAATCGCTACCCCTTCTCCAGTTCGCCAGACATCGCCCTGGTGGCGGTCGGCGGCTATGGCCGCGGCGAACTGCACCCTCAATCCGACATTGATCTGCTGATCCTGACCCGCTCCACGATTGAAGAGAGCTGGCAGGACGACCTGAGCGCCTTCATCACCCTGCTCTGGGATCTGAAGCTCGACATTGGCCACAGCGTTCGCAGCATAGAGGAAAGCAAAGCCGCTGCCCGCGATGACGTCACCATCCTCACCAACCTGCTGGAAACCCGCACCATCGCGGGCCCGGACGAGCTCCGGGACGAGCTGAGCACCCAGGTCTACGGCGATGGCGTCAGCACCGATCGCGATTATTTCATCGCCAAGCGGCAGGAACAGCGGGACCGCCACGACAAATACGGCGACACTGAATACAACCTGGAGCCAAATGTGAAGGGCTCGCCCGGCGCATTAAGGGATATCCAGACCATCGGCTGGATCACCAAGCGGCACTTTGGTCTCCAGAACATCGCCGATCTGACCCGGTTCAGCATCCTGACGGAAGAAGAACACCAGATTCTGTTCCAGGGCGAGACCTTCCTCTGGCAGCTTCGCTACGGCCTGCAACTCCTGGCTGACCGGCCCGAGAACCGGCTGTTGTTTGACCATCAGCGTGCACTGGCGCAAATGCTCGGTTACCACGACGAGGGCAAGCGTCTCGGCGTTGAACTGATGATGCAGTCCTATTACCGCACGGTACTGGCACTGGCGGAGCTCGCCGACGTTATCCTTCAATACTACGACGAAGCGATCCTGGGCACGGGCACCATCGACGACATCCAGCCGCTGAACAAGCGCTTCCAGATTCGCAACCGCTATATAGAAGCGGTAAACAATCAGGTATTCGCCTACGCCCCCTACGCCATCATGGAAATTTTCGTGCTGATGGCGCAGCACCCGGAGATCAAGGGCATCAGGGCCACGACCATTCGATCCCTGCGAGCCCACCGACACCTGGTTGATGACGCCTTCCGGTCGGACCTGGCAGTAACCACGCTGTTCATGGAACTGCTGCGAACCCCGCATGCCCTGGACCAGACCCTGTCGGCCATGAAGAAGTACAACGTGCTGGGCCGGTATCTGCCGGAATTTGGCCAGATTATCGGGCAAATGCAGCACGACCTGTTCCACATCTATACCGTGGATGCCCACACCATGCGCGTGATCCGCAACATGGTGCGACTGAACAGCACCGGGGCACGTACCGAATACCCGCTGGCCTCACGACTGATCCACCGGTTACCGAAGCTGGAAACCCTTTACATTGCCGGCATCTATCACGATGTTGCCAAGGGCCGTGGCGGCGATCACTCGGAACTGGGCGCAATTGATGCTGAGGCCTTTTGCCAGCGACATCACCTGAGCGAGCGCGATACCAAGCTGGTGTCCTGGCTGGTGGAGAATCACCTGCTGATGTCGATGACAGCACAGCGCAAGGACATCTCGGACCCCGACATCATCCACAACTTTGCCCAGGCAGTACCCAGTCAGGCCCACCTGGACTACCTGTACGTGCTGACCGTCTGCGATATCAGCGCCACCAACCCGAAACTGTGGAATACATGGCGTGCCTCGCTGCTGCGCCAGCTGTACATCGAGGCCAAGCGCGCCTTGCGCCGGGGCACGGAAACACCGATCAAGCGCCATGAGTGGGTCAGCGCCACGCAGTCGGAAGCCCGGGAAATCCTGCACGCCCAGAATATGACCGACGAACAAATCGACCATATCTGGGATACCGTCGACGAGGATTATTTCCTGCAGGATTCGACCGTGGATATTGCCTGGCAGACGGCCGCCATTATCCGTCACGGCGACAATCCGGATCCGCTGGTGCTGATTCGCGATACCCGCGGCGGCCCCACAGATGGCTACTCCCAGATCATCATCTACATGAAAGACCGGGTTGCGCTGTTCGCTGCCACCACGGCGGTGCTGGAACAACTCAATCTCAACATCGTGGATGCCCGGATAAGTTCGAGCGAAGGCCCCTATTCCATCAGCTCCTATGTCGTGCTGGATGAAAAAGGCCAGCCTCTGGGGACAGACCCGGCGCGGAAGGATCGGGTACGCAAACGGCTGATTGAAGAGCTGGACGACCCTGATGATTACCCCGACATCATTCATCGCCGCACACCGCGGCAGCTGAAGCACTTCGCGTTTCCCACCGAGGTGACCTTCTCAAACGACACCATCAATCAGCGCACCGTCATGGAAGTGATTACGCCGGACCGACCGGGCCTGCTGGCCCGTATCGGGCAGGTACTTCTGGATCACCGGGTGCGCCTGGCCAATGCCAAGATCGCAACCCTCGGCGAACGAGTGGAAGACGTCTTCTTCGTGACCGACGAACAGGGTGAACCCCTGCGCGATCCGGCGACATGCCATGAATTGCAGCAAGATCTCTGTAAAATGCTGGACGATACTCAATGA
- the map gene encoding type I methionyl aminopeptidase, with product MQVSIKTPEEIEKMRVAGRLAAEVLEMIGEHIKPGISTEEIDRICHDYIVNEQKAIPAPLNYKGFPKSVCTSVNHVICHGIPSEKKILKDGDILNIDVTVIKDEYHGDTSKMWTVGKPKPGTERLISITQECLYKGIEMVKPGTRLGDIGHVIQQHAEKHRYSVVRDYCGHGIGKVFHEEPQVMHYGKPDTGMELQEGMTFTIEPMINQGKYQTKLLPDGWTVVTKDHKLSAQWEHTILVTADGHEVLTKRAEESF from the coding sequence ATGCAAGTATCGATCAAGACCCCGGAAGAAATCGAAAAAATGCGCGTTGCCGGCCGCTTGGCCGCCGAAGTGCTCGAAATGATTGGCGAACACATCAAGCCTGGAATCAGCACCGAAGAGATTGATCGAATCTGCCACGATTACATCGTGAATGAGCAGAAGGCGATCCCGGCTCCGCTGAACTATAAAGGGTTTCCGAAATCGGTCTGCACTTCCGTCAACCACGTGATCTGCCACGGCATCCCGTCAGAGAAGAAAATCCTCAAAGATGGCGACATCCTGAATATTGATGTCACTGTCATAAAGGATGAGTACCACGGCGACACCAGCAAGATGTGGACAGTCGGCAAACCCAAGCCCGGCACCGAGCGACTGATCAGCATTACCCAGGAGTGCCTCTATAAAGGCATCGAAATGGTCAAGCCGGGCACACGTCTGGGCGACATCGGCCACGTGATTCAACAGCACGCTGAAAAGCACCGCTATTCAGTGGTTCGTGATTACTGCGGCCACGGCATCGGCAAAGTGTTCCATGAAGAGCCGCAGGTGATGCATTACGGCAAACCTGACACCGGCATGGAGCTACAGGAAGGCATGACCTTCACCATTGAGCCGATGATCAACCAGGGTAAATACCAGACCAAGCTGCTGCCAGATGGCTGGACCGTGGTCACCAAGGATCACAAGCTGTCCGCTCAATGGGAACACACTATTCTGGTTACCGCCGATGGCCATGAAGTTCTCACCAAACGAGCGGAAGAGTCCTTCTAA
- the rpsB gene encoding 30S ribosomal protein S2, whose protein sequence is MAQVNMRDLLKAGAHFGHQTRYWNPKMSKFIFGARNKIHIINLEQTVPAMNEALNFIQQLAENKNKILFVGTKRAAAKIVKEEAERAGQPFVNHRWLGGMLTNYKTIRQSIRRYRDLDTQSKDGTFDKLTKKEALDRTREMDRLERSIGGIKDMGGLPDAMFVIDVDHERIAIKEANKLGIPVIGVVDTNSDPDGVDYVIPGNDDAIRAIQIYVKAVADTCMEASQSAGSGADEFVEVSEDAEGAAPAAE, encoded by the coding sequence ATGGCTCAGGTAAATATGCGTGACCTGCTGAAGGCAGGTGCTCACTTCGGTCACCAGACTCGCTACTGGAATCCGAAAATGTCGAAGTTCATCTTCGGCGCTCGTAACAAGATTCATATCATCAACCTTGAGCAGACTGTTCCTGCCATGAATGAAGCGCTGAACTTCATTCAGCAGCTGGCAGAGAACAAGAACAAGATCCTGTTCGTTGGCACCAAGCGTGCTGCGGCCAAGATCGTCAAGGAAGAAGCAGAGCGCGCTGGCCAGCCGTTCGTTAACCATCGCTGGCTCGGCGGCATGCTGACCAACTACAAGACGATCCGTCAGTCGATCCGTCGCTACCGTGATCTGGACACCCAGAGCAAGGACGGCACTTTCGACAAGCTGACCAAGAAAGAAGCTCTCGATCGCACCCGTGAAATGGACCGTCTCGAGCGTTCCATTGGCGGTATCAAGGACATGGGCGGCCTGCCGGACGCAATGTTCGTAATCGACGTGGATCACGAGCGTATCGCGATCAAGGAAGCCAACAAGCTGGGCATTCCTGTTATTGGTGTTGTTGATACCAACAGCGATCCAGACGGCGTTGATTACGTGATCCCGGGCAACGATGACGCGATTCGTGCGATCCAGATCTATGTGAAAGCCGTTGCTGATACCTGCATGGAAGCATCGCAGTCTGCAGGTTCAGGCGCTGACGAGTTTGTAGAAGTTAGCGAAGACGCTGAAGGCGCCGCCCCGGCCGCCGAATAA
- the tsf gene encoding translation elongation factor Ts, with protein MAAITAAMVKELRERTGLGMMECKKALVEAEGSVDAAIEELRKSSGLKAAKKAGRTAAEGVSLVKISDDNTVAYILEVNSETDFVARDDNFLNFANDVLAVAFENGETDVAKLMEGDLESKREALVQKIGENITVRRLVKVEGPVVGGYVHSTNKIACVVALTAGDSETARDIAMHAAAVNPRVGKPEEMPAEELEKEKDVIKAQPDMEGKPAEIVEKMMGGRIKKFLKENSLVEQPFVKNPDQTVGELIKSAGGELVEFVRLEVGEGIEKEEVDFAAEVAAAAGTSKA; from the coding sequence ATGGCTGCAATTACCGCTGCAATGGTCAAAGAGCTGCGTGAGCGTACTGGCCTTGGCATGATGGAGTGCAAGAAAGCACTGGTAGAGGCTGAAGGCAGTGTCGACGCGGCGATCGAAGAGCTGCGTAAGTCTTCAGGCCTGAAGGCCGCCAAGAAAGCTGGCCGTACTGCTGCTGAAGGCGTATCTCTGGTCAAGATTTCTGACGACAACACCGTCGCCTACATTCTGGAAGTAAACTCCGAGACTGACTTTGTTGCTCGTGACGACAACTTCCTGAACTTCGCCAATGACGTTCTGGCCGTTGCTTTCGAAAATGGCGAAACCGACGTTGCCAAGCTGATGGAAGGCGATCTGGAATCCAAGCGCGAAGCGCTGGTTCAGAAGATCGGCGAAAACATCACTGTGCGTCGCCTGGTTAAGGTTGAAGGCCCGGTTGTCGGTGGCTACGTTCATAGCACCAACAAGATTGCTTGTGTGGTTGCCCTGACTGCTGGCGATTCTGAAACTGCTCGTGACATCGCAATGCACGCTGCCGCTGTTAACCCGCGTGTTGGCAAGCCGGAAGAAATGCCTGCTGAAGAGCTCGAGAAAGAGAAAGACGTCATCAAGGCCCAGCCGGACATGGAAGGCAAGCCTGCCGAAATCGTCGAGAAGATGATGGGCGGCCGAATCAAGAAGTTCCTCAAGGAAAATAGCCTTGTCGAGCAGCCTTTCGTTAAGAACCCAGATCAGACTGTGGGTGAATTGATCAAGTCCGCCGGTGGCGAACTGGTCGAATTCGTTCGTCTGGAAGTGGGCGAAGGCATCGAGAAAGAAGAAGTGGACTTCGCTGCTGAAGTTGCTGCGGCAGCTGGCACCAGCAAGGCCTGA
- the pyrH gene encoding UMP kinase: MPTSSKTQPRYKRVLLKLSGEALMGEHDFGIDPKVLDRMALEIGALIGIGVQVGLVVGGGNLFRGAALNEAGMDRVTGDHMGMLATVMNGLAMRDALERSNIRTRVMSAIPMSGIVEHYDRRRAVRDLKDGDVVIFCAGTGNPFFTTDSAACLRGIEIEADAVLKATKVDGVYSADPYLDSSAEKYDRLTYDEVLDKKLGVMDLTAICLARDHGIPLRVFDMNRAGALTRIVTGEKEGTLIE; encoded by the coding sequence ATGCCGACATCATCCAAAACCCAGCCCAGATACAAGCGTGTTCTGCTCAAGCTCAGTGGCGAGGCCCTGATGGGGGAGCACGATTTCGGTATTGATCCCAAAGTCCTTGATCGTATGGCCCTTGAAATAGGGGCGCTGATTGGAATTGGTGTGCAGGTCGGCCTGGTTGTTGGTGGCGGCAACCTGTTTCGGGGTGCGGCATTGAACGAGGCTGGAATGGACCGGGTTACCGGCGATCACATGGGTATGCTGGCCACGGTGATGAATGGCCTGGCCATGCGTGACGCCCTGGAGCGGTCTAACATTCGGACTCGGGTAATGTCGGCGATCCCCATGAGCGGCATTGTCGAGCATTACGATCGTCGTCGCGCGGTGCGGGACCTGAAGGACGGTGACGTAGTCATCTTCTGTGCCGGTACCGGTAACCCCTTTTTCACTACCGATTCGGCGGCCTGCCTGCGTGGCATTGAAATCGAGGCGGATGCCGTTCTCAAGGCGACCAAGGTTGATGGCGTATACTCCGCAGACCCCTACTTGGACAGCAGTGCCGAAAAGTACGATCGCCTGACTTACGACGAAGTGCTGGACAAGAAGCTGGGTGTCATGGACCTGACCGCAATCTGTCTGGCCAGGGATCACGGCATTCCGCTGCGAGTGTTTGATATGAACCGGGCGGGCGCCCTGACGCGCATCGTAACCGGCGAGAAAGAAGGTACACTGATCGAGTAG
- the frr gene encoding ribosome recycling factor, with protein MINDIKAEAEKKMQNSLESLHSAFKKIRTGRANPAILDSVMVSYYGQPTPLKQVASVNTEDNRTLTVTPWEKNLVPTIEKAIMTSDLGLNPATSGDVIRVPMPMLTEETRKEMVKQAKADAEHGRVSIRNARRDANSTIKELLKEKEITEDDERRGEDEIQKLTDRYIAEVEKALKSKEEDLMAV; from the coding sequence GTGATTAACGACATCAAAGCAGAAGCCGAAAAGAAAATGCAGAATAGCCTGGAGTCGCTCCATTCGGCTTTCAAGAAAATTCGTACTGGTCGGGCGAACCCGGCCATTCTGGACAGCGTCATGGTGAGCTACTACGGTCAGCCCACACCGCTGAAGCAGGTAGCCAGCGTTAACACCGAAGATAACCGTACGCTCACGGTTACTCCGTGGGAGAAGAACCTGGTGCCGACCATCGAAAAGGCCATCATGACCTCTGACCTGGGCCTTAACCCGGCCACCAGTGGCGACGTTATTCGTGTGCCGATGCCGATGCTGACCGAAGAGACCCGTAAGGAAATGGTCAAGCAGGCCAAGGCTGACGCCGAGCATGGCCGGGTTTCTATTCGCAACGCCCGTCGCGATGCCAACAGCACCATCAAGGAATTGCTGAAGGAAAAGGAAATCACCGAGGATGATGAGCGCAGAGGCGAGGACGAGATCCAGAAGCTGACAGATCGCTACATTGCCGAAGTCGAAAAGGCTCTGAAATCCAAGGAAGAGGATCTGATGGCGGTTTGA
- the uppS gene encoding polyprenyl diphosphate synthase, whose protein sequence is MTGTVSAEIPMSAESRPRHVAIIMDGNNRWAKEHRLTGVAGHKAGVDAVKAVVETCGREGVEVLTLFAFSSENWRRPKDEVSALMKLFLFALEREVKKLHRNNIRLRIIGDRSAFSAALQDHMHEAEELTRHNTRMTLVIAANYGGHWDIAEASRKVAAKVRAGELEPSDITDDLIQQHLSIGDLPMPDLMIRTAGEQRISNFMLWHLAYTELYFSPVFWPDFKADEMRKALQAYAGRQRRFGQTDDQIAAKASQQ, encoded by the coding sequence ATGACGGGAACGGTATCCGCAGAGATTCCGATGTCGGCAGAAAGCCGGCCGCGGCATGTGGCAATTATCATGGATGGTAACAACCGGTGGGCGAAAGAGCATCGGTTGACAGGTGTCGCCGGGCACAAGGCGGGTGTGGATGCCGTCAAGGCCGTGGTGGAGACCTGCGGGCGCGAAGGAGTAGAGGTGCTCACTCTGTTCGCGTTTTCCAGTGAAAACTGGCGGCGCCCGAAAGACGAAGTGTCGGCGCTGATGAAGCTGTTCCTGTTTGCTCTCGAACGTGAGGTTAAGAAACTGCACCGCAACAACATCCGGTTGCGGATCATTGGTGATCGTTCAGCCTTCAGTGCCGCGCTGCAGGATCACATGCATGAGGCGGAAGAACTGACTCGTCACAACACCCGGATGACCCTGGTCATTGCCGCCAACTATGGCGGACACTGGGACATCGCCGAGGCTAGCCGCAAGGTTGCTGCTAAGGTGCGCGCGGGTGAGCTTGAACCCTCCGATATCACCGATGACCTGATTCAGCAGCACCTTAGCATTGGTGACCTGCCGATGCCGGATCTGATGATCCGCACTGCGGGTGAGCAGCGCATCAGTAACTTTATGCTTTGGCACCTTGCCTACACGGAACTGTACTTTTCTCCTGTGTTCTGGCCTGACTTCAAGGCCGACGAGATGCGCAAGGCGCTGCAGGCTTACGCTGGTCGTCAGCGCCGTTTCGGCCAGACCGATGACCAGATAGCCGCCAAAGCCTCACAACAATAA
- a CDS encoding phosphatidate cytidylyltransferase, which translates to MLKTRIITALILAPIAIGGIFFLPPLGFALFTGAIITLGAWEWANLSGIEGQGGRVAYAAVIAAILYGLLNVPAVAVLWLALAWWFVSFLLVRSYPTGSAGWGSVPARAIMGLLVLLPAWVGLNHLRTGVLDFGAVSNSLWAILYVFCVVWVADIGAYFAGRAFGKAKLAPRVSPGKSWAGVWGGLVAVGVFALLVSLIVSASVPETMFLILASLATGLVSVLGDLLESMLKRFRGVKDSSQLLPGHGGIMDRIDSLTVAIPVFALIITQLGWLTAGQW; encoded by the coding sequence GTGTTAAAAACCCGAATTATTACCGCATTGATCCTGGCCCCAATCGCTATTGGTGGCATCTTCTTTTTGCCGCCTCTTGGTTTTGCCCTATTCACCGGTGCCATCATCACGCTTGGGGCCTGGGAGTGGGCCAATCTGTCCGGGATTGAGGGGCAGGGCGGCCGAGTGGCCTACGCAGCTGTCATTGCCGCGATTCTTTATGGGCTGCTGAACGTACCGGCCGTTGCTGTCCTTTGGTTGGCACTGGCCTGGTGGTTTGTCAGTTTCCTTTTGGTTCGAAGTTATCCCACCGGATCGGCCGGCTGGGGCAGTGTGCCGGCCCGCGCCATCATGGGTTTACTTGTGCTACTGCCGGCCTGGGTAGGTTTGAATCACCTTCGCACCGGCGTGTTGGACTTCGGTGCTGTCAGCAACAGCCTGTGGGCGATCCTCTATGTATTCTGTGTGGTCTGGGTTGCTGATATCGGTGCCTACTTTGCCGGCCGCGCTTTTGGCAAAGCCAAGCTGGCGCCCCGAGTCAGCCCGGGTAAATCCTGGGCGGGTGTGTGGGGCGGACTGGTTGCCGTCGGTGTCTTCGCACTGCTGGTCAGTCTGATTGTGTCGGCCAGTGTTCCTGAAACAATGTTCCTGATCCTCGCCAGTCTGGCGACCGGGTTGGTGTCGGTGTTGGGTGATTTGCTGGAAAGCATGCTCAAACGGTTTCGCGGTGTTAAAGACAGCAGTCAGCTGTTGCCCGGCCATGGTGGTATCATGGATCGCATCGACAGCCTGACCGTAGCTATTCCCGTGTTTGCTTTAATCATCACCCAACTTGGCTGGCTCACCGCCGGACAGTGGTAA
- the ispC gene encoding 1-deoxy-D-xylulose-5-phosphate reductoisomerase, translating into METRRLTILGATGSIGLSTLDVIRRHPDRFSIYALTAGTRASELAALCREFLPEVAVMADQAAAKLLAGLLSDLPGIRVLSGAEGLCEVASAPAADTVMASIVGAAGLPPTLSAVRAGKRVLLANKEALVMSGKLFMDAVADSGAELLPIDSEHNAIFQCLPSDRIRDPKGAGVARILLTASGGPFREHSAEALRSVSPAQACAHPNWSMGQKISVDSATLMNKGLELIEACWLFNTTPERVEVHVHPESIIHSMVEYVDGSVLAQLGSPDMRTPIANGLAWPERIDAGVAPLDLFSIGRFHFERPDLVRFPCLRLAAEAFVQGGTAPAVLNAANEEAVAAFLAGNLCFADIPVIIERTLAATTVMPADSFEAIFAKDFEARQHAREQIGMLTV; encoded by the coding sequence ATGGAAACGCGCCGCCTTACGATACTCGGAGCGACCGGTTCTATTGGTTTGAGCACACTGGACGTGATCCGGCGCCACCCCGATCGTTTTTCAATTTATGCGCTAACAGCCGGTACTCGGGCGAGCGAGCTGGCGGCGCTGTGTCGTGAGTTCCTGCCGGAGGTGGCGGTGATGGCCGACCAGGCTGCGGCGAAGCTGCTTGCTGGGCTTTTGTCTGATCTGCCTGGTATCCGTGTTCTTAGCGGTGCTGAAGGGCTTTGTGAGGTGGCGTCGGCCCCGGCTGCGGATACTGTCATGGCGTCTATCGTTGGTGCAGCGGGCCTGCCGCCAACCCTGTCGGCCGTGCGCGCTGGCAAGCGGGTGTTGTTGGCGAACAAAGAAGCGCTGGTGATGTCCGGTAAGCTGTTCATGGATGCGGTTGCCGATTCTGGCGCCGAGCTGCTACCGATTGACTCCGAGCACAATGCCATATTCCAGTGCCTGCCCTCGGACCGGATTCGCGATCCCAAAGGCGCCGGCGTCGCCCGGATTCTGTTGACGGCCTCAGGCGGGCCATTCCGGGAGCATAGCGCTGAGGCATTGCGATCAGTTTCTCCGGCCCAGGCTTGTGCTCACCCCAACTGGTCAATGGGCCAGAAAATTTCAGTGGATTCTGCCACCCTGATGAACAAGGGGCTGGAGCTGATTGAAGCGTGCTGGCTTTTCAATACCACACCCGAGCGGGTTGAGGTACACGTCCACCCTGAGAGCATTATTCACTCCATGGTTGAGTATGTGGATGGATCGGTGCTGGCCCAGTTGGGTAGCCCGGACATGCGTACTCCTATTGCCAATGGCCTGGCCTGGCCCGAGCGCATAGACGCCGGGGTTGCACCGCTGGATCTGTTTTCCATAGGCCGGTTCCATTTTGAGCGGCCAGATCTGGTACGCTTCCCTTGCCTGAGGTTGGCAGCCGAGGCATTTGTCCAGGGCGGTACAGCGCCAGCGGTGCTGAATGCCGCCAACGAGGAGGCTGTCGCAGCCTTTCTGGCCGGTAACCTGTGTTTTGCCGACATCCCCGTTATCATAGAGCGGACGCTGGCGGCCACGACAGTGATGCCAGCAGACAGTTTTGAGGCGATTTTCGCTAAGGATTTTGAAGCGAGACAGCATGCCCGGGAACAGATTGGAATGTTAACTGTCTGA